TATACGCATGAGCCCCGGGATTCCAGCTTGTGCCGATACAGTATTTTTTTATTAAGTCCGGTCTTTTCCTGAACCAGGCATTATACTCGGAATTATGACCGCTGGATTCCGTGACATAGAAATCGAGATATTTAAACATTTCATTTCTGACAACATCTGCCATGTAATTTTTTTTAATTTTCAACGCTTCCCTGATTTCAGGATATGCATCTTTTCCGTTTCTTTCAAACTTAAGGTACCACGCCTGGTGATTTATTCCTGCGCATAAATACGTTATCTCTGCTTCACCCGCACCGATCATTTTAGCCAATTCGGAAGCTGTACCTTGAACGCTGTGACAAAGGCCGGAGATATTTAATTCCGGAAACTCCCCCTGCATTGCTCTGCAGAGCATCGCCATAGGGTTTGTATAATTTAAAAATAACGCTTTGGGACAGTATCTTTTTATATCCTTACAAATATCGAGCATCAAGGGAATTGTTCTTAAAGCGCGGAATATTCCCGCAGGCCCTCTGGTATCGCCCACATTAATATCCACCCCGTATTTTTTAGGAATAGATATATCATGTTTCCACACTTCCACATCGCCGGCAAGCACCGTGCAGAGTACGCCATTAGAGCCCTTTAAAGCTTCCTTTCTGCTTGTCGTTGCCGTAATTTTAGCGGGGTAATTACCGGCTTTGACGATCTTTTCGCAGGCTTGTTTTATCCAGTTAAGCCGCTCCTTATTAATATCCATCAGAGCTATTTCCGCATCCGCAAAAGCCGGAAAAGTAAGAATATCACGGACCAGTCCCCTGGTAAATCCAAAACTCCCTGCGCCTATAAAAGCGAATTTCTTTGCCATAACTTGTTCTCCATTCCTGATTGATTAAAGCAAAACATAGCTTAATATCCTATATTTTACTTTTCTATGAAAAATATTTCCAGTTAATTCGGCTGAAACTTGTAACCGTTTTCTTTTATCAGTTTTTTATAGAAATACGCGCTATCTTTTGGAATTCTTTTTTGTGTAAGATAATCCGTATAAATCATACCAAATCGCTGGGTATAACCGGCCGCCCATTCGAAGTTATCCAGGAGCGACCACTCAAAATACCCTTTCAACGGATAACCTTCCTTCACTATTTTTGCAGCTTCCGCCAGGTAGCTTTTAAAGAAATCAACTCTTTGGCTGTCATGAATCCTGCCGTCTTGAAGTATCACATCATTAAAAGCCACACCATTTTCTGTTATAAAGATTTCTTTTGGATTATAAATTTCACAGGCAAATCTTATATTATAGGACAGCGCTTCCGGAGTAATTTCCCAGAAAAAGGAGGTTTTGGGAGCATCCAGTGATATAGGTATTTTTTTCACCTTGCCGTTTTTCTTTGCTGAGATATGACATCTGTCCTCCAAAGCGTATACATTTATCCCAAAGAAATCTACTGGTTTTGAAATAAGGAGCATTTCCCCATTTGAATACTCAGGAACATCCTTCCCCATAAGTTTAAGATCCGCCTTTGAAAATTTTCCAAAAAACAAAGGATCCAGCCAGATGGAATTTTTCCTGATCCACTCTTTCTTTGCTGCTTCATAATCTGCTTTGCTCTTCGTTGCAGGCGCAGCAGTCCCAATATCATGGGCAATCCCTGCTCTTGCAGTGCTCCCGCCAAAATCCCGGATCACTGAAAGCCCGAGTCCATGGGCAAGAAGAAGATTGAAGAGTATCTGATTATAGACTTTATTACTTACTCTGGCGCCCGGGGCGTGAATACCTAATTTATAACCCAGGTAGGAGCAGCATGGAGCTTCGTTTAGCGTTATCCAGTCTTTCACCCTGTCGGAAAGCCGCTTTACTACAACCTCAGAATAATCAGCAAAAGCGTAAGAAGTATCCTTTTTTCTCCAGCCGCCCTTATCTTCGAGCACCTGCGGTAAATCCCAGTGATACAAAGTGACAAAAGGTTTTATCCCGTTTTTCAGGAGTTCATCAACGACCCTCTCGTAATAATCCAACCCTTTTTCATTTACCTTCCCGGTACCGTTTGGAATTACTCTCGGCCAGGCTACCGAAAATCGGTAAGCATCCACACCCAGCCATTTTAGCTGTTTTATATCTTCCTTGTATTTATGATAGCTGTCACAAGCAACATCGCCGTTTTGATTATTCAATATACGTCCCGGTGTGTGTGAAAACTTATCCCAAATTGAAATTCCTCTCCCGTCTTCCTTTACCGCTCCTTCAATTTGATAAGAAGCCGAAGCCGTCCCCCAAATAAAGTTCTTTGGAAATACTATTTTTTTACTCACTATTTTTCTCCAATAAATACTAGTTCATAAGGTTTGTAAGGTTCATAAAGTTTATAAAGTTCTTTTTAACTGTGTCTTTAATATTTGGCAGAGCTTTTCCTGCCTACCCCAAATTGTCAATCGTCATTTATCAATAGTAAATTTCTCTTGTCTTATTTTCTTACCTGTCCGTTTCCTATTACCACAAACTTACTGCTTGTTAACTCCAAAAGCCCCATTGGACCTCTTGCATGTAATTTTTGCGTGCTAATTCCTATCTCCGCGCCAAGGCCGAGTTCAAACCCGTCATTGAATCTTGTAGAAGCATTAGAAAACACTGCAGAGGAATCCACCTCTCTTATAAACTTATCACAGGCGGCTTTATCTCTGGAAACAATGGCATCACTGTGATGCGAGCCGTAGGTGTTGATATGTTTAATTGCTTCTTCTATGCTTGACACCTGTTTTACCCCGATAATAAGATCATGATATTCTTTGTACCAGTCAGCTTCTACGGCAGGCTTTGCTTTTTTGTAAATAGCTCTTACGGCTTTATCCGCACGTATTTCCACTCCAAAATCCGCAAGGCGCTTCAGCATAGAGGGAATAAACTTTCTGGCAATATCCTTATGCACAAGAAGTTTTTCCGCCGCATTACATACGGAAGGACGCTGGGTCTTCGCGTTAAAGACTATCTCTTCGGCAGCTTTTAGGTCAGCGGCTTTTCCAACATAAATATGACAGTTTCCCTCACCGTGAGCTATAACCGGTACCGAAGAATTTTCTATAATATATTTAATCAAAGACTGGCCGCCTCTTGGAATAATTACGTCCAGATATTTATCCTGTTTTATCATTACTTTAACCGCAGTTCTATCCGTCGTATCAATGAATTCGACACAACTGACGGGGAGTCCTTCTTCCTTTACTGCTTTCTTAAGCACCTTCACAAGAGCCCTGTTGGAATTAATAGCTTCAGAACCTCCTCGAAGAAGCACTGAATTCCCTGCCTTTAGACAAAGTACAGCCGCATCTATCGTAACATTAGGTCTGGCTTCATATATAATACCTATTGCCCCGAGAGGAACCCTCATTTTTTCGACTTTCAAACCGTTAGGCCTGTAATTTCTGTCATGAATTGTCCCGACGGGATCCGGAAGCGCAATTACATCTTTAATTCCGGCAATCATTCCCTCAATTCTTTTTTCATTTATAAGAAGCCTGTCAAGTAATGTACCTGAAAGACCTGATTTTTTGCCATTAGACATGTCTAAAGCATTTGCTTTTAAAATGGCTTTAGAATCGGAAAGAAGTCCGGAAGCAATCCTAAAAAGTAAGCTATTCTTCTTTTCCGCAGAAAGATTGTAAAGCTTCCACCCTGCAGCCTTAACCGCCTTAGCTTTATTTTCAACGAGTTTTTTAAGAGTCATAACGTATTGTAGCAAAAGCAGGAGTATGTTTCTATAGGAATATAATAAACGAACCGCAGATTGCTTTATACAACCTGCGGTTCTGGATTTTCTGGCTCCCCATACTGGACGACCTTCGCAACTGGTTGATGTGTAAATAATTAAATCTTTTAAGAAAAGATTCTTTATGCCGGGACTCTTACAACAAGGCTTCATAACACTGCAAGTAAACCAGCACGGCCTAAAGGCCGGAGATATTCTTAATCTCTGAAACTGCTTTCTCTACGGCATTTTTATCTTCAAAATAGATTCCAATAAGGATCTTTTCGTGATCTCTGGTGTTTAAAGATACCCAGTATCTATATCTCTTCGATTTATATTCTCTTTCAAGTATCTCTATGGCCCCAATCCGGGATAAATCCATCCAAATTAGACCTTTTTTTGACAATGCCCCCTCTCCGTAAAAGAGCTTGCTACTCTTGCTATCAAAAATATAGTAACTTTTCTTAAAAATATTATACAATCCCCCGATAATAGTAAAAATGCCCAGCATAGAGTTAAATACAGCCACAACCATGCGCATTTTATATGAAACATTACCAAGCTTATAACTCCATTCGGTAGCAAGCACATCAGGAATGACCGCAAAAGCTACAATTCCAAAGGCAATAAGTATTAGTCCAAGTACAACCTCGCTCGTGCTGCTGTCTGTAGAGATTTCAAGAGAGTTACTTGTCCTTATTATTTTCATCAGGCGTCGGCTCCCAGCGTTTCTTCTCTAAATGGCACGCCAAGTTTGCTTGCCAGTTCTTGACCGAGTTTATTATAGGTAAATCTGCAGTTTTCCTCATAACCCTCGCTTTGAAAAAGAGTTATCTCACTGCCTTCCTTTAGCACAATAAAAAGTATGAGATACCCGCCGCCTTTTGCGGGTACGGCAAAACAGCTTTTAACTGCTTTAATAGTTTCAAGTTTCAAAGTTAATGTTTTAAATCCGGAGGAAACGAAAAGCTCTGATTCAGTAACTCTGATCAGATATTTCCCGACCGGCAGTTTAAGCTCAGCCTTCAGAATAAATTCGTTCATTTTTTCCTCATACAAAATATTGTAGCATAACTAATCTATAAATAAACAAAAAAACCCGTCAATAACCATTGACGGGTTTTGGAATTTTGGCTCCCCGCCTTGGACGAGTTTCGCAACTTTCTGATGTATAATAAATCTGAACTACTCCTTTCAATAGCTATTTCAAACCCGAAATCTGAAGGAGAAAGCACACTTTTTTAGATGTTTTTATTTCTTTTACAGAATCAGAAGAAAATGCAAAAACAGATTTATTAATCAGTGAAATCTCTTTTTCTTATCCGTGGAATCAAACAAAATCCGTCTATTATATTACAATTGCAATATTTTACTGGTTGCGGATTTTGGTTCTTGACACCTTGTCTTATTACATATATATTAGTCAAATGAAGAGTTTGAGAATTATTATTCAAATACTTGTCGCGATTGCAGTATCGCAAACGGTCTTTGCCGGAGAAAAATCGACATTCAACCTTTCGGGTGAATGGCAGGTTCTGTTCGATAAGGAAGGAACTCTCGGTATTGAAGAAGCTTCAAAAACTACCGAAGGCTGGAAAGCAATTACGGTTCCTCATTACAAAATAGAAGGACTTAACGAAAAAGATACTAAAATTGTCTGGTTAAGAAGAAACTTCGACCTGGATGAAAAGTTAACTGCTTTTAACTCTATACTCCGATGGAAACAGATATTTTTTGACGCAGTTGCTTATATTAACGGAAGTGAAACAGGAAAATCAGAATTAACAGCGCCTTTCTGGGTCAAGATTGAAAAAGGGGTTCTTAAAACCGGGAAAAACACTATTTATCTGAAGATATTTTGCTGGTCAGCGCTTCCTAAAACAGAGGCAGGCAAAGCGCTCATTCCCGCTGGTTCAGCTTCCTTTGACTGGGGTGACCGCGCGGCTAAAGTAAGCGGCGAGATCTTCCTTGATTTTTATGATGATATTTACATAATAAATACAGTAGTTCTTCCAAACCTGAAAGATTCTTCCGCAAAAATAAAAATCTGGCTTTTAAAAGAAAAAAACGCCGTGAGCCCCTGCGTGGACCTTCTCATAAGAGATAAAAACGGAGAAAAAATTGTTGATTCAACATTTTCCGCGGAAGGTGAGAACCCCGTTTCAATCAATGCTGTATTAAAAAACCCGGTTCTCTGGGATACCGAAAACCCGTATCTTTACACCTGTGAACTGACAGCCCGTGCCAGTGGAGTGCCCTATCTTAACATTTCACACTTCGGGATGAGAGAATTTCTGGTTAAAGACGGGGATTTTTACCTGAATGGCAAGCGGATAGTATTAAAGGGTTCCGAACTCGTAATGGACTGGCAGAGGAGCTATTTAAAAGATAAAAACGCTATTTACGCTTATGCGGTGGAAACGGCAAAACAGATGAATTTTAACTGTTTTAGAACTCATACTCTCCCGCCTCCGGAAAGCTGGCTTGATATATTCGATAAAAACGGAATGCTGATATTGGCGGAATTTCCTCTGACCTTTAACAAAACAGATTTTAAATTCAACAAAGAACAGGAGAAATTGTTTCAGGAAAACTCCACACTGGACGCGCTGACCCGGATACTTGAACTTGCCAATCATCCTTCAATAATCGGATGGGTTATTTCTAATGAATCAAAAGAAACAGCTTCAGGATGGGAGACAGAAATACTTTCAAAAGCTATAAAGAATTTAGATCCCTCAAGACCGGTACTCCGCGCGGGTGAACTTACGGAGGAAGGCAGGGATATTCATCCTTATCAGGGTTATTGGTTTGGTACGGAAGGATCTTTTTACAGCACCGTGACGAAATTTGCGGCAAGCCAGGAAGTAAGTCATAAGAATAAAACCATGCTCGCCACCGAATATCTGGAAGCTTTTAACGTTGACAGACAGTTAAGATGGGCCGGAAAGAAAAAAGAAACCCAGAAAGATGATATTATTTACGCGGAATTCTGCGCCGAACAGACAGAAGTACTGCGCCGGCTTGATTTTGACGCGATACTTCCATACTGGTACGCAAACTGGAACAATCCAAAAACTAATTTTGAATGGAGAAAAGATATCCCTTCACCCGCACTTGCCGCCATTAAAAGCGCCTTTTCCCCTATTTTTGCTTCAATAGACCTTTTCAACAGGAATTTTATTTCCGGGTCTTCATTAAAAACCGATATATACTACATCAATGACACGGATAAGCCGGTGGATGCGGAATACAAT
This genomic window from Candidatus Firestonebacteria bacterium RIFOXYD2_FULL_39_29 contains:
- a CDS encoding alpha-glucosidase/alpha-galactosidase, encoding MAKKFAFIGAGSFGFTRGLVRDILTFPAFADAEIALMDINKERLNWIKQACEKIVKAGNYPAKITATTSRKEALKGSNGVLCTVLAGDVEVWKHDISIPKKYGVDINVGDTRGPAGIFRALRTIPLMLDICKDIKRYCPKALFLNYTNPMAMLCRAMQGEFPELNISGLCHSVQGTASELAKMIGAGEAEITYLCAGINHQAWYLKFERNGKDAYPEIREALKIKKNYMADVVRNEMFKYLDFYVTESSGHNSEYNAWFRKRPDLIKKYCIGTSWNPGAHAYIVKCYSNAKKNWRKDIQKWLKDPNVDLKRGNEYASCIFNAVFGDQTIYEFNGNVRNFNLIDNLPYGCCVEVPVAASKEGLRPVHVGALPAHLAILNNTSARCEELAVEAAIEGNRRKLFHAVAFDPLTSAVLSLDEINAMVEEMLKKNKEWLPQFK
- a CDS encoding glutamate-5-semialdehyde dehydrogenase produces the protein MTLKKLVENKAKAVKAAGWKLYNLSAEKKNSLLFRIASGLLSDSKAILKANALDMSNGKKSGLSGTLLDRLLINEKRIEGMIAGIKDVIALPDPVGTIHDRNYRPNGLKVEKMRVPLGAIGIIYEARPNVTIDAAVLCLKAGNSVLLRGGSEAINSNRALVKVLKKAVKEEGLPVSCVEFIDTTDRTAVKVMIKQDKYLDVIIPRGGQSLIKYIIENSSVPVIAHGEGNCHIYVGKAADLKAAEEIVFNAKTQRPSVCNAAEKLLVHKDIARKFIPSMLKRLADFGVEIRADKAVRAIYKKAKPAVEADWYKEYHDLIIGVKQVSSIEEAIKHINTYGSHHSDAIVSRDKAACDKFIREVDSSAVFSNASTRFNDGFELGLGAEIGISTQKLHARGPMGLLELTSSKFVVIGNGQVRK
- a CDS encoding beta-glucosidase — its product is MVSKKIVFPKNFIWGTASASYQIEGAVKEDGRGISIWDKFSHTPGRILNNQNGDVACDSYHKYKEDIKQLKWLGVDAYRFSVAWPRVIPNGTGKVNEKGLDYYERVVDELLKNGIKPFVTLYHWDLPQVLEDKGGWRKKDTSYAFADYSEVVVKRLSDRVKDWITLNEAPCCSYLGYKLGIHAPGARVSNKVYNQILFNLLLAHGLGLSVIRDFGGSTARAGIAHDIGTAAPATKSKADYEAAKKEWIRKNSIWLDPLFFGKFSKADLKLMGKDVPEYSNGEMLLISKPVDFFGINVYALEDRCHISAKKNGKVKKIPISLDAPKTSFFWEITPEALSYNIRFACEIYNPKEIFITENGVAFNDVILQDGRIHDSQRVDFFKSYLAEAAKIVKEGYPLKGYFEWSLLDNFEWAAGYTQRFGMIYTDYLTQKRIPKDSAYFYKKLIKENGYKFQPN